ACAAGTTCAGCGCCATGGCCGGCACCGGCACCGCCGCCTGGCGCTACGCGCGCCATGTGCGCCTGCCGTGGCGGCCGGTGCTGTACGCGACCGCGACGGCGTTCGTGTTCGCCTTCCTCGGCGCCACCGCGGTAAGCCTGCTGCCGAAACAGGCGGTGCGCCCGCTGATCCTGGTGCTGCTGATCGCGATGCTGGGCTACACACTGGTCAAGAAGGACTTCGGCGCGCTGCACCGCCCGCGCCACATCGGGCGCCGCGAACTGGCGATCGCGCTGGCGATCGGCGCGGCGATCGGGTTCTACGACGGCTTCTTCGGCCCGGGCACCGGCAGCTTCCTGATCTTTCTGTTCATCCGCTTCTTCGGCCTGGATTTCCTGCGCGCCTCGGCCGCCTCGAAGGTGGTGAACCTGGCCACCAACCTGGCGGCGCTGTGCTTCTTCGTGCCCAGCGGCAAGATCCTGCTGGCCGCGGCGGTGCCGATGGCCGTGGCCAACGTGGCCGGCGCGGTGACCGGCACGCGGCTGGCGCTGCGCGGCGGCACGCCGCTGATCCGGCAGTTGTTCCTGGTGCTGGTGGTGGTGCTGATCGGCAAGATGGGCTGGGATCTGCTGCACTGAGTGCAGCGCGGTTGCCGCGTGCCTGTCCTCCCAACGCGGCGGCCGCGCGCGTGCCCGTGGGCACACGCGGGCCAGCACCGGCTCAGCCGTCGCGGCGCTTGGCGGTCGCGGGAGGCGTCTTGCGCGCCGCAGGCTTGGCAGCCTTGGCCGGCTTCGCAGGTTTGCGGGCTGCGGCGGCTTTCGCGGTCTTCGCTGACGCCGACCGCGTGGCGGGCTGAGTTGCCGTGGACGGACGTGCCGCCGCTGCGGCGGACTTGCGTGGCGCCTTCGCCGACGCGGCCTTGGCAGCAGGCGTCGTGGCAGCCGTGCTGGCACGTTTGCCGGGCGTCGCTGGCGAGGTCTTGCGCGCGGTCGGTGGTTTGCCGCCGTTGCCGCGGCCATCGTCCGCCTTGCCGGATGCGCGCGCCGGCGTGGCAACGGCGTCTGCGGTGGCCTCCGCGGTTGCGTCCGCTGCGGCAGCGGTCGGCGGCAGCGGCAGCTCGGCGCCGGCCTGGTCCACCGCCGCGGTCGGCTCCGCCGCAGGCACAGCCGCCTCGTTGCGGCTGCGCTCGGGCAGCTTCAACCGATGCGCCTGCTCGTCGTATTCGATCAGCAGCACGCCGGAGTTGTGGCGGCCGCTGATCTCGACGAAGCAGGCGCCGCCGATGAACGGCTCCAGCGTCATCACCGACTTCAGCGGCGTGGCCACCACCATCTGGAAGCCGAAGTTCTCGAAGATGTTCATCGCCAGCGCGGTGAACTCGTTGTCGGCCTTGTCGAAGGCCTCGTCCAGCACCACCGCGGCGTAGCGCGGCAGCTCGCCGTCCTCGCCGCCGAGCTGGTAGCGCAGCGCCGCGGCCAGGCAGGTGGTGGCCAGCTTCTGCCGCTGGCCGCCGGACTTGCCGGCGCCGCTGCGGTAGATCTCCACCTGCGCACGGCTGTCCGCATCCAGTTCCACGCCGACGAACTCCACGTGCTGGCGCACGTCCAGCACCTGCTCGCGCCAGCGCCGCAACTCCGGCTCCTGCGCGCCGAGCCGCTGCACCAGCCCGCGCAGCATGGCGAACTGCGCCTCGGCCAGCGCGCGGTCCTCGGTCTGCTGATGGCCGAGCACGGCGCGCAACTGCTGCTGGAACTCCTGCACTTCGAGCAAGCGCCGGTCGCTGACCTCGATGGTCAACAGGGTGCCGCGGTTGAACGGCACCTGTTCCAGGCTGGCGTTGACCTCGTCCATGCGCTGCTTGATCGCCTTGTGCGCTTCGGCGGTGTAGCGCTGCAGGGCCAACAGGTTGTTCTTGCTCTGGGTCTGCAGCAGGTCGAAGAAGCGGCCTTCGTGGCGCGGCAGGCCGTCGCTCTCCAGCCGCTGCAGGCGCGCCAGGAAGTCGTCGGCGCTGGCCAGGCTGACGGTGAAGTCGCCGCTGTCCTCCGGCCACTGCTGGCAGTAGCGGCGGAAGCAGTCCAGCACCTGCTGGCTCAGCCGCGCGTCCTGCGCCTGGCTCTGCGCCAGCTGTTCGCCGAGGCCGCGCTCGACGCTGCGCAGATGCGCTTCCAGATTGTCCAGGCTCAGCGGCGGCAGCGCCGCCAGCCGCGCGTCCAGCCCCGCGACCTGCGCCGGGCCGATCACCGCGGTGGCCACACGCGCGGCGCAGGTCTCGCGCTGCGCTTCCAGACGCGCGCGCTCGCGGCTCACCTGCGCGCGCTCAAGGCGCACGTCCTCGTAGGTGCGGCGCGCCTGGTCGCGGCGCGCGCGGACAGTGGCGATCTGCTCGCCCAGCGCACGCAGCGCGGTGTCGCCTTCGCGCAGTTGCAGCAGTTGCTCGGCGATGTCGCTCAGGCGCTGCAGCTTGGGCGCGACGTCGATCTCGTCCCACTCGCGCTCGGCCAGGGTGTGCGCGGCCAGTTGCCGGCCCTGGTCCTGCTCGCGCTGCTTGCGCAGGGCAGCGACGTCGGCATCGCAGGCGGCGATGCGCTGCGCCAGGGTCTGCCCCTCGCGCTCGTAGACCTTGAGCTTGTCGCGGTTGTCGTAGCCGAGCAGCCAGCGCTTGCGGTCGCCGACGGCATGGCGGTCGTCCTTCTCGTAGCGGTCGCCCGGATGCTTGACCTGGCCCTCGCGGGTGATCGCGCGCTCGGCGTCGCGCAATTGCGCCACGGTATCGACGCAGGTGTAGTCGAAGCGCCGCGCCAGCTCCTGGCGCAGCCACGGCGCATAGGCGTGGTCGCGCAGCTCCAGCTTGCGCAGCAGCGACTTGGCATCGGGCTCACGCTGCTGCAGCGGCGCGTTGTGGCGCACGCGGAAGTACACCAGGCGGGTGCCGAGCTGGGTCTTGTTGACCCAGTCGGCGACGCTGGCGTAGTGGCGTTCGTCGACCAGCAGCGACTGCGCGAAGCCGTGCAGCACGCGCTCGATCGCGCCGCGCCAGGCGGCCTGGTCGGCGTCCACCTGCACCAGCTCGCCGACGAACGGCAGGGCGGCTTCGGACAGGCCGGTCTCGGCACAAAGCCGCGCGCGCAGCGCCTGCATCGGCGCGGGAATGCTCGAGGGCGCCTTCAGCAGCGCCTCGATCTCGGTGCGGATCACCGCGAAGCGGCGTTCGTCCTCGCGGCGCTCGGCCATGCGCTCGGCGATCGCCTCATCCAGGCTGCTGGCCTCGCCGGCGACGCCGTCGCGCAGCGCGCGCGCTTGCGCCACCTGCTCGGCGAAACCGCTGGCGCTGCCGGCCAGGCCCATGCCGAGCTGGCGGCAGGCCTGTTCGACCTGGCTGCGGCGGCGCATGCGCTCGTCGCGCTCGCGCTCGACGCGGCCGCGTTCGCGCTCCAGCGCCTCGACCTGTTCGCCGCCCTGCGCGCGCTGCTGGGTCTCCAGCTCGGCCAGGGTCTGCTCGTGGTTGTCCAGGGCTTCGCGGCGCTGCCCTTCCTCGCCGGCCAGGCCGCGGTCCTGGGTGTCCAGTTCCTGCAGGCGCGCATCCAGCAGGGCCAGGCGGCGCTGCTCGCGGTAGCCGTCGATGCCCAGTTGCAGTTCGCGCAACTCGCCGACGCTGTGGCGCAGCGCCAGTAGTTCGGCGTGGTAGTCGCGCGCCGGGGTCAGGGTTTCCACCTGGCGCCGCGCGGTCACTACCGCATGGTGCGCGCCGTCGAGTTCGGCGAAGTCCTCGACCAGGCGGTCAGCCGCCTCGAAGGTGCGCGGTTCGTCGAGCATGAAGCTGCGCAGGAAGGCGTTGAGGTCGCCCAGGTTCTTCGCCGACTGGGTCTTATGCAGCAGCCGCAGCGCCATCTCGTTGCCGATGCCGAGCAGGTGGCGGAAGCGTTCGGCGTAGCCTGCGAAGCTGTCGAAGTGGTGCACGTCCTCGCCCAGGCGCAGCTTGAGCCGGCGCAGGTCCAGGTCGAAGCCGTCCAGCTCGGCGGCCACGTCGAAGCCGCGCGGCACCACCATGTAGTGCTTGCGCACGTCGGCCGCGGCGGTGCCGCTGCCGGCGATCCAGAACAGCCGCACCAGGCTGACCGCCTGGCCGTGGGCATTGCGGTACTCCAGCGCCAGCGCCGACCAGGTCGCGCCCTTGCGCAGGTATTGGGTGGCGATCTCGCCGGAGGCGCTGTCCTGCTGGTCGGCCCAGGCGCCGCGCACGTAGGACACCAGGCTGCGGTCGCGACCGCTGCGCTCGGCCTCGCGCGCGGCGGCGTTGAAATCGACGATGCTCGGCGGGGTCAGCAGCGCCGACATCGCGTCGAGCAGAGTCGACTTGCCCGAGCCGGAGCGGCCGACGAACAGGAAGCCCTTCTCGGCGATCGGCACGTCGGTCAGGCCGTTGAAGGTGCCCCAGTTGTGCACCTGCAGCCGGCGCATGCGGTATTGCTGCGCGCGTTGCTCGGCCAGGGTCTCGGCGAACAGGGACGGGGCGACGGGAACGGTGGACGATTCGGACAGGGACGTCATCGGAAGCTCATCGGGAAAACGGACGCGGCCCCAGGGCGGGCCGCAGGGCCGGCGCGCAGCGGCCGGCAGGCACGGACACGGCCGCTAGCCGTGCACGCCGCTCACGGCGCCGCCTCGGCCGCGCCCTCGCGCAGACCGCGGTAGGCCGTCGCCAGCGCCTGCACGTCCTCGGCCGAGAACAGCAGCTTCAGGGCGGGCGAGACTTCGTAGCGGTCCTCGCTGCCGCGCAGCTTGGACAGCAGGTGGTTGTCGCGCATCTTGGCGATCGCCGCCAGCACCCGCCGCGCGAAACCGGCGCGATCGGTGGAGACGTTCTTCTCGTACACCGACAGCACTTCCAGCAACTGCGCCTCGTCGACCACCGCGCGCTCGCCGCGGGTGTCGGCCTCGGCCAGTTGCTGGCGCAGGAACAGCAGCAGCACCGACTCGATGAAGGTCAGCGGCGCGGTGCGCAGCAGCGCCGGGGTCTCCAGTTCGCCGGTGTCGGCCTGGCGCGCGAACGCCACGCCGCCGTCGCGGTCCAGCACCAGTTCCAGGAACAGTTCGCTCAGCACGCGGCGGATCGCCGCCTCGTGGCGCAGCAGCGCCGGCCACAGCGGGCCGTGCCGGTAGGCATCGACGCTGGGGCCGGACAGCAACTGGCACAGCGCGCGCCGCGCC
This genomic stretch from Xanthomonas sacchari harbors:
- a CDS encoding TSUP family transporter encodes the protein MLESIPTELPWLLCIAFVAGLVDAAVGGGGLIQLPGLFATLPQQAPAVVLGTNKFSAMAGTGTAAWRYARHVRLPWRPVLYATATAFVFAFLGATAVSLLPKQAVRPLILVLLIAMLGYTLVKKDFGALHRPRHIGRRELAIALAIGAAIGFYDGFFGPGTGSFLIFLFIRFFGLDFLRASAASKVVNLATNLAALCFFVPSGKILLAAAVPMAVANVAGAVTGTRLALRGGTPLIRQLFLVLVVVLIGKMGWDLLH
- a CDS encoding DUF4194 domain-containing protein — protein: MSWSDEFHGHPADAGDVATAAASAADAGTALFAGDSGSLPLEARRALCQLLSGPSVDAYRHGPLWPALLRHEAAIRRVLSELFLELVLDRDGGVAFARQADTGELETPALLRTAPLTFIESVLLLFLRQQLAEADTRGERAVVDEAQLLEVLSVYEKNVSTDRAGFARRVLAAIAKMRDNHLLSKLRGSEDRYEVSPALKLLFSAEDVQALATAYRGLREGAAEAAP